TGTGATGAATATACGAGACATGCTGGTTTTGTTTCCCCTGGAATCTAATCTTAGAATTAGACAGATTGTTGATTTAGATACACTAGAAGATGCGCTAAAGGTCTTTAATGATGATGTATCAGCTCCAACGCTTAACCCAAGTCAAAGATATCGCAGCAATTTGAATAAAATGAAAAGTGGCGATATTTATGAAGGAGCACAGGTCATTCGCGATTTGGTACACATTAGTAAAAAGAGACCCCTTGCTACAAGTGATAAAAATATGCTGGATAATGCCAGGCAGATTCTAATCAGCGAGCTTGTATTAGTAAAGGGTATTGCTCATGAGCAGGCTGATTGTATACTAACTGATGCTATAGCTAATTAACATGTCTTAAATAACTAAAGTCCTGAAAAAGGGCCAGTTCACTAATTAATTGTGAATTGGCCCATTTGCTTTTGCCACTAAAATCATCTACAC
The sequence above is drawn from the Desulfitibacter alkalitolerans DSM 16504 genome and encodes:
- a CDS encoding CarD family transcriptional regulator, with translation MFAIGDKVFYPMHGAGVIEAIEEREILGDKQFYYVMNIRDMLVLFPLESNLRIRQIVDLDTLEDALKVFNDDVSAPTLNPSQRYRSNLNKMKSGDIYEGAQVIRDLVHISKKRPLATSDKNMLDNARQILISELVLVKGIAHEQADCILTDAIAN